A single window of Rhipicephalus microplus isolate Deutch F79 chromosome 5, USDA_Rmic, whole genome shotgun sequence DNA harbors:
- the LOC119173951 gene encoding uncharacterized protein LOC119173951: MASAMTDRSGRFLWTDQATLKVLNLIRELDVVHVLNSKRQRNQQTFMAIEELLSPLGYDWSWQQIRCHWKNLKSRYNHERRNLRPGQTSSWKYYNVMDSLLKQQTRAEDFAGGRGDDSENSSGAENSADAGSYVSSSQVIQSPSQHSNDEYIVPTMQEPSCGSTGTAIMQPLGASASAELNNTVVADTVLVKKEVETDEAHCDEVHGAPVNSYCESVDPQPTAPTVHAIPSVDQPFGPASEPTAEVQQIEQILSEPDISPAMNSQDNACTESRSNSIGRNTDVRTKTSRRYFFTTGMPGLVEKKTRLELDILAATKRKLLAEQLKAEAEQRKALAETLLLTEALKKYEEEKKKAMAETMFLVQERIRSEEETRRAAAMAAFHIEEKRKAAAEADMLNEHKKYFMEQRKTEVIKRRMLLLEVQKMRRDLKLVP, from the exons atgGCGTCCGCCATGACTGACCGTAGCGGCCGCTTTCTTTGGACTGATCAAGCTACGCTAAAAGTTCTAAATCTCATCAGAGAACTTGACGTCGTACACGTGTTAAACTCAAAACGACAGCGCAATCAACAAACGTTTATGGCGATTGAGGAACTCTTGTCGCCGCTGGGCTACGACTGGTCGTGGCAACAGATCCGATGCCACTGGAAAAACTTGAAGTCGCGCTATAATCAT GAACGACGGAACTTGCGCCCAGGCCAAACGTCTTCTTGGAAATACTACAACGTCATGGATTCTCTGCTCAAGCAGCAAACGAGAGCCGAAGACTTTGCTGGTGGTCGCGGTGATGACTCGGAGAACTCGTCTGGAGCAGAAAATTCGGCAG ATGCTGGAAGTTATGTGTCTAGCAGTCAAGTTATCCAGAG CCCAAGTCAGCACAGCAATGATGAGTACATTGTGCCAACGATGCAGGAGCCCAGTTGTGGTAGCACAGGTACAGCCATCATGCAGCCTCTTGGAGCTTCAGCATCTGCGGAACTCAACAATACAGTGGTGGCTGACAcagtgctggtgaagaaggaagtAGAAACAGATGAAGCTCATTGTGATGAGGTGCACGGGGCACCTGTAAACAGTTATTGTGAGAGTGTAGATCCGCAACCTACGGCTCCCACAGTCCACGCGATACCCTCTGTTGATCAGCCATTTGGTCCTGCATCCGAACCTACTGCTGAGGTGCAGCAGATAGAACAAATACTTTCGGAGCCAGACATTTCCCCCGCCATGAATTCACAAGACAATGCTTGCACTGAATCTCGGAGCAATAGCATTGGGCGAAACACGGATGTCCGTACGAAGACTTCAAGGAGGTACTTCTTCACAACAGGTATGCCAGGCCTGGTAGAAAAGAAGACGAGGTTGGAGCTTGACATCTTGGCAGCAACGAAAAGGAAACTCTTGGCTGAGCAGTTGAAAGCGGAAGCAGAACAGCGTAAAGCTCTAGCTGAGACGCTGCTTCTCACAGAAGCACTGAAAAAGTATGAGGAGGAAAAGAAGAAAGCCATGGCTGAGACAATGTTTCTGGTGCAGGAGAGGATACGATCAGAAGAGGAGACTCGACGAGCGGCGGCTATGGCTGCCTTTCACATTGAGGAGAAACGCAAAGCAGCAGCCGAGGCTGACATGCTCAATGAACACAAGAAGTACTTTATGGAGCAAAGGAAAACAGAGGTAATAAAGCGGCGTATGCTCCTCCTCGAGGTGCAGAAAATGCGACGTGACCTGAAGTTAGTGCCTTGA
- the LOC119174845 gene encoding lipopolysaccharide-induced tumor necrosis factor-alpha factor homolog: MAYAPAPNPTVVVVPQQSLTATPMQMRCPHCGHEIMTHTKKTVGLCTYIMVGVCCFFCLPCFWVPFVVDAWKDTTHSCPNCHITLGERRMV, encoded by the exons ATGGCGTACGCTCCGG CCCCGAACCCGACCGTGGTGGTGGTGCCCCAGCAGTCGCTGACTGCCACGCCGATGCAGATGCGCTGCCCGCACTGCGGCCACGAGATCATGACGCACACAAAGAAGACGGTTGGCCTGTGCACCTACATTATGGTtggcgtgtgctgctttttttg CTTACCCTGCTTCTGGGTGCCGTTCGTGGTGGACGCCTGGAAGGACACCACGCACAGCTGCCCCAACTGCCACATCACGCTGGGAGAACGACGGATGGTGTGA